Within the Erpetoichthys calabaricus chromosome 1, fErpCal1.3, whole genome shotgun sequence genome, the region gaaatctctcattcaaagAAGTATTTAGACCCGTAATTCGGTACTTTGTAGAAGGCCCTTTGACTGCAAGTACAGCTTTGAGTTTTCTTGATGTCACTACTTGCGTTGCATACCTGCACTTGAccaatttattctgtttttccaCTGTGTTTAACAGGCATCGGACTTTCCTTGTTCTTATTTAGAACAGAACAACACACAGGCTGTCCTGTCTGAGAGTCAACACAACCAACAAGACATCAGAGAGCATCTCCAGTTACGCTGGCCCTTTCCTTTCTTGCAATTCAAAAACTGGACTTTTCCCCCATTCACAGTCCATCACAGTCCGTGAGCAAgagaaactaatagatataaaggTCTGAAAAGTGACGATCAGCAGAAACCACTTTTGGTTTCTTTGTTTAATGAATCGGTCGCATACATGTAAAACAAACATTCACAGATGTCTGCATGCTGAATATATGGAGCTTTCAATCGTGGCTGTAGAGCTTGTGTTGCCATTCCCAGCCTCTTAACTCTGTGACTGGGTTTTCTATACACGGTCAGCTgaagggctcaaatgagggtaattccacaccaaaCCAGCGGGTGGCAGACTGTggtgatcctttctctcttttcacTACAGACAGGTATTTGCATCTGGCcccgatgacgccacttccagttctgtccctgatgatgtcactttcatcctggccctgatgatgtcacttcatcTGCTGTCCATAAAAAACTCCATCTTTACCTCCTCCAAATCATTTCTGTTCTGAACTCGAATTTGTATTACTGTACTACCAGTTTACAATTTTGTAGCTGAGCTACAGGtatacaggaggctgccccagacctttttCTGGCTTCTGTGCATTCATTTGACAACATGCTGAACTGAAATTAAAGTACAGACGTGGCCTTTATGTTCAAAATCACTGTCATACATTTTGTCAACTCTGCTGACGTTGTGTTTCAAAAAGCAACCCCACCCATCATATTAATGATTaaggattaaaattaaaaacgtCTGTTTTCTacccctgcttatccagagcagggttgtgAGGAAGCTgtggcctatcccagcaagcaatggaTGCAATGCAGTAAGAATCCCTGGACTTGGCACCAGTCCATCCCCGggtgaatacaaacacacacacagacacacatactctCTCTCTATCAATGTGCCAATGCCAACCTGAATGCCTTTGGAtggtgagaggaaacccacatggacaaagAAAGGGTGAACCCCGGAGTCCTTGTTGCGCAGCCACAGTGCTACCTGTGATATATGGCCgaccgttcatcccggccaatacccccaagccaccagatggagctttccctgcagcatggaggtgccccgaaggccagcaggtAATCCtgggcaatggagtttttatccacagccctgctggataccatgggggccgctagaggacactgcagggaggcccagagactcttacgtgcactataacctggaagtacgtcttagtcacagcaacaggaggaatgacgtgcttccgggatgaagaagaagagtttttatctgacccggaagtgttcctagtcacatgggcAGCAATAGCGAAACacgtccgggtcaaggactataaaaggactctggaaaatcccagacattgagctgagctgggtggaagggtggcaacacgtctgggagagtggaggattgtttattgattggattattgtgatttatatgagtattgtggagaggagggtcctttgtgcactgtgtagttcaaataaaaattatatttggacttttacctggtgtctggcgtggtgtcctaGGGTTCatgggagcgatagcgccccctatttGTCACATACCCTTGTGCCACTGTACctccataaataaaaaaaatgatttttgttattgtgtcaagtttttatatactgtataccaattaTTACTGCTATTATGTTGTGAGGCAGTTTAAGAAAAGACAACATGTTTTATTCTTAAGAAGGTACATAGAACTGAGAAATGGGAAACAAATCTTGAAATGTTGGGAAACCACTACTTTACAAAACAGTCAGCTGCGTGTCAAAAATGAAAAGTCTCCTAACCTTCATGATTGCTATTTATTGCATATATGGCCAAAAATCATATCATTACATGATAATTATTCCATAAATATTATTGATGCTCTTTATTACAGTGTGAAATCACAAACTGTGAGATTTAATTATACAGTAGGGAATCATTTCTAATACGACTGAGATCACCAGAATACAAGATGTGATTGCTTCAGACCCAAGTGCTTCTATTGGCAATAACTGCCttgatataaaaataacaaagtatggttcttttatgttttactcaATCTGTCCGTATTTTAACATATATGGTTACTATGAACAGTATGTTATATCCTATAAAGCATGGCAaagaaaaatgatatatataaatatgcatggCAAGGTACAAGAGAAAAATCACCACTATTAGTATCCTGTTTCTTGTGCCTATCTGATCCTAGAAGCCTCTGCTTCAGTTTATCATTTTGGCAGGGCAccatctgtgatttttgttttattctttataatttgtttatttttctgcattattttgtCAATCTTGTTgaggaggaaggaggaaaaggaaacctggtggtggaatgaggaaatacaggagagtatagagaggaagaagatggcaaagaagaattgggatattcaaagagatgcagaaagtagacaagagtacaaggagataaagcagaggtgaagagagaggtggcgaaggctaaagaaaaggcgtatgatgagttgcattagaagttggacactaaggaaggagaaaaggaccggtgggctaaacagagggaccgagcggggaaagatgtgcagcaggttagggtgataaaggataaagatggaaacatactcacaagcgaggagaatgtgttgagcagatggaaagagtactttgaaaggctgatgaatgaagagaatgagaaagagaagagtggatgatgtggagatagtgaatcaggaagtgcaatggattagcaagaaggaagtaaggatggctatgaagaggatgaagaatggaaaagccgttggtccagatgacatggaggtgtttaggagagatggcagtggagtttttaaccagattgtttagtggaatcttggaaagcgagaggatgcctgaggagtggagaagatgtgtactggtgccgatatttaagaataaggggggtgtacaggactgcagtaactacaggggaataaaattgatgagccacagcatgaagttataggaaagagtagtggaagctaggttaagcagtgaggtgatgattagtgagccgcagtattgtttcatgccaagaaagagcaccacagatgcgatgtttgctctgaagatgttgatggagaagtttagatttggccagaaggagttgcattgcatctttgtggacctggagaaagcatatgacagggtgcctcgagaggagctgtggtattgtatgaggaagtcgggagtggcagagaagtatttaagagttgtacaggatatgtacgagggaagtgtgactgtggtgaggtctgcagtaggagtgatggatgcattcaaggtggaggtgcgattacatcagggatcggctctgagccctttcttatttgcaatggtgatggacaggttgacagacgagattagacaggtgtccctgtggactatgatgttttctgatgacattgtgatctgtagcgataatagggagcaggttgaggagaccctggagaggtggagatatgctctagagaggagaggaatgaaggtcagtaggaacacaacagaatacatgtgtgtaaatgagagggaggtcagtggaatggtgaggatgcaagacatagagttggtgaaggtggatgagtttaaatacttgagatcaacagtacagagtaatggggattgtggaaaagaggtgaaaaagagagtacaggcagggtgaaatgggtggagaagagtgtcaggagtgatttgtgagagacggatatcagcaagagtgaaagggaaggtctacaggatggtagtgagaccagctatgttatatgggttggagacagtggcactggccataaagaaggagacagagctggaggtggcagttaaagatgctaaaatttgcattgggtgtgacgaggatggacaagattagaaatgaggacattagagggtcagctcaagttagacgtttgagagacaaagttagagaggcgagattgtgttggtttggacatgtgcagaggagagatgctgggtatattgggagaatgatgttaaggacagagctgccagggaagaggaaaagaggaaggcctaagagaaggtttatggatgtggtgagagaggacatgcaggtgatgggagtaacagaacaagatgcagaggacagaaagatatggaagaagatgatccgctgtggcaacccctaatgggagcagctgaaagaagaagaagattttgtcAATCTTGTTCGTGAAAAATCTTAATTCTCTGCTTTACTTGCTTTTCATGACATTTtctagtttattatttatttgtttttgtaaattttcttGTCTTTTCCCTTTTCTGTTGGAGCCTAAGGGACGGGGCCTCCCAGCACTGTCACCATGCGAGTAACAGGGCTGTTATTGTCACTGAGGTTCTTCTTTGCACAGAGTTATCATTTGAAACTGATACTTTAATTATACAGGCTTTGTCcaactgttttgtttgtttgttttttaacagcCTTGTCTGGTTTCTTGGAATCATTCAAGTCTGGTCACTTTTTTATGCCTTAGGTTGTAGGAACCTtcagaggctagggatctgcactggcaatcggaaggttgccggttcgaatcccgtaaatgctaatatggactctgctctgttgggcccatgagcaaggcccttaacctgcaattgctgagcgctttgagtagtgagaaaagcactatataaatgcaaagaattattattattataattattattattatcagcttTGTGCAAATGTCCACCAGATGTCTGAATTACACTAGCTCTGTCTGTCTTACCTGTACATTCAGCATATTTGAGATATGCTTGGAAAGCATTATTATTTGTTTCTCTTTGAAAAGAACAGATTCTAGGCTTTTGCTATCAGAAAACAGAGAGACATGTTTTCAAAAACAGATTATATCTTGTTAGTATAGGATCCTTGTAAATATCATTATAAAAGTTGGTGAGTTTTTAATGCCATTCCATTTCTGAATTATACTCAGTTTTGAGAATGTCCATTCATATTTGGGTTTTGGGCACTGAATttgttttcagacatttctgTTTCTTCTCTGATATTGGTGAAAACGCTTCACTATCTAAGTTCTCCCCCCTTCTTTTCATCCCAAGCCTTTCCCCCTCTTTTTTTCATagctttgggattttttttttccttttgctgttCTTTCAAGGTAATTTTAGAAGATAATTTTATTTCTGCCaatattattgatttttattttgaatagctTTGATTACAACTCTGAAATTTGTATTAGTTATTTCAATTAAGGTGAATGTCAAGATTGCTTTTGCAGATTCCAGATTCTATACCACCCAACTTACCATATCTTCAAAAAGAGACACAGGGTTTGTTTCATAAAAGAAATGGAACATGACCTCCTCTGTATCCTCAATTGAGCACTGGACTGTTCTAGTCCTCTTATTTTTTGTGGTCGTCTCTTCCACTTCGGTGAGTCCAGCAGTTTATCTGGACTGACACCACACTGGAGGCTGTGTCTTTATATTAAGATATTTATCATCTCACTTAATGCAGTGTCCGGAGGTTGGTACCTTTTTGTCATGGGAGACATAGGGCCAGTATGATCAGATCCAGTATGAAATGAGTTTCTCCTTATACAATTTGGCATAGATCTTATACAACAAAGGCCATTACTTGAAGGTACTCATCGAGACCGGAGTAATTAGATATGTTTGTACTACACACACCTTTGgacttctttctcttttctttgcctttcaacGTACTCTCTCTGGATTTCTCTCTAGTATGAAAttttctgtgatgctgaaaacTGCTATTGTTGGAGAaccgtttaccacattcagaacagcaatatggcttctctcctgtgtgaactctcgtgtggcTCTGAAGAGTCCCCAtttgtgagaatcgtttgccacagtcaaggcagcaatatggcttctctccagtgtgaactcttgtgtgtttCTGAAAACTGCTACTGTtggagaatcgtttgccacattcagagcagcaatatggtttctctccattGTGAATCCTTGTGTGACTCTGAAGACACCCCAtttgtgagaatcgtttgccacagtcagaacagccatatggtttctctccagtgtgaattctgttGTGAGTCTGAAGATGGCCTAtttgtgagaatcgtttgccacactcagaacaacagtatggcttttctccagtgtggatttttctgtgatTCTGAAAACTGCTACTGTAAGAAAACcgtttaccacattctgaacagcaatatggtttctctcctgtgtggatttttGAGTGGCTTTGAAGATGGCTACTGTCaaaaaatcttttgccacattcagtacagcaatatggcttttctccagtgtgaattcttttgtgtatCTGAAGACCACTATTTCTAGAAAATCGCTTCCCACAGtcagaacaggaaaatggcttctccccagtgtgagTTCGTGTGTGGATTTGAAGATGGCCACTGGTGGTAAATCGctttccacattcagagcagcaatgtggcttctctccagtatgaatttttttatgttcttgtaAGCTGCTACTGGtggagaatcgtttgccacagtcAGAGCAACAATACGGCTTTTCTcccgtgtgaattcttgtgtgggtcTGAAGAGTGCACATTTGTGAAAATCTCTtatcacattcagaacaggaatatggcttctctccagtgtgaatttttctgtgtttctgaaAACCACTCCTTGTAGAGAATTGCTTGCCACAGTCAGAACAGCagtacggcttctctcctgtgtgaattcttgtgtggttCTGAAGGGTTTCCAtttgtgagaatcgtttgccacattcaaggCAACAatatggtttttctccagtgtgaattattATGTGCCTCTGAAGACTGCTGCTGTAGGGGAATtgctttccacattcagaacaggaaaatgGTTTCTGCTTTATATAATTCCACTGATCATGTTTGTATTTAGATTTGCATTTAACAGTTTTTCTCAGATCCTGGCAGACTTGCAAAGTGTCTGAATTTGAACTTTGCAGTTGGTGTTGAATGTTATTGTCCGTTACAAGTGTTGTTAGTTCTCTATCAGGTTTGATACTATCTGGCAAAGTGGCTGGTATCAAAATATGTGACCCAGGGGTCACAATCTTCATATTTTCATTATGCTGTGGTCCAAGCTGTAGAGCGGTCTGAGAAAATGGCGGCAGAGAGAGACAGCCAGTCTGCTGTAAATCTGCAAACAATACATAAAAGTTTAGTACATATAAGACCCCCCAGTGTTTTCATCTTATTGGTGACAGATTTTCACTTTCTCTGCTTCAACACTTAGGGTAGCAACTAcagcaaaaaagtaaaagtaaaaatacactGAACCTGTAAAAATAAAGACGCTAAACACCAAGTTGTCAGACTTAGGTCCTGGTAggccaccatggctgcaggtatTCACTCCAAccactttattaattaataaccAGCTACTGCTACTAATCGAATTAAGTTAACTAAGTAATCAAAGATGCAGCTAGCAAGGGAAtaccaaaaaggaaaaaaatggacatGGACTAGGGATGAAACTTAACCTGAAAACCAAGCAAAAAGGTTAAAACTAGGATTTCGAAAAGGCCATGCACCAAAGCTCTACAGGTTAATCAAAAACTCGAGCTTTATTCTAAACAGGAAGTCCTTTTGTCCTAATAGAAATACTTACACCTTCCATAGAAATGTTTGGTAGTGTAATCTTAGACAACCTAAACGTCACTATGCTGACATTTATACTGATACCCCAATGAAGTCACATGTCACGACTTCTAGTTGTCACATGGTGCTAATGTAACCAGGGAGAAGACATGGCGACATTAAGGGGTCATTGACAGCTAGACTGCTAGTGAGTGACCGTGTACATTTTAAACATCTTAAAGAATGAAATATGGAGTCtctattgaaatattttaattgttcttCATTATATGAAACTCGTCAGTGCCATGATATAAGAtggagattatttttttatataaaatttatgCCATGAATATGCAAAGCACCTGCAATAACAGACATGCATTCTGACATTTGCCCATATCCAGTATGATCTAAGTGATGCTATACTGTATAAGGAAATGGTGCGATTATTTACTGAATCAAACAAATTGGGGGTGTTGGAGATTATTAAAGAAAGACCACCAAGAATCAAAAAATTGTCTGGACAGGTAGAAGGAGGCACTGGGACTGTAACACCCAGCTGTTATGTCTGCTCCATTCCAGTGAACCCATCAAACCTCTCTGGAGTCCATCCTCAAACTAACACATCACACCTGCAGACTCTTTTAAAGGTCCCCCACAATTCTTTCCATAATAAAGAAAGGACTGTAAAAGTGGAGGTCCTCAGTGAAGAATATGGTGGGGACTAGAAGCTCACCTGCCACTAAGACCACCACAGAGTGCGATTTAGTGTGCAGTCGGATACAAAATCTTCTCTCACTTGGAAAGACACCCTAAACATTGGAGGTTGTCTCCCCTCATCTTTGGCCAGTTCACCTTTCTACAGCTAAACTATTAAGGTTTACTCCTTGCAATATCTGTACCTCTATGGATAACCAGACCAGTGACTGTTTCAAATGAACAACTGCCATTAATGACAGGGTCAACGCGACATGTTACAGTAACACTGCTGCCCTACGTGTGACAAATCTTCATGACAAGAGACAATTTGGAGAAGGCAAAGACAGCTACATCTTCTTCTCGAAGAGACTGCTGGCCAAAAAACAATGCATCCATTAAGGTGCTTTTACTATCAGGAGCAACAGCAGAAAGTACTCAGCCACTCAGCCATTAAAGATCGACAAAACAGTGGAAATCATGTCACATCAACAGAAACCAACTGAAAatctttcaataatttgctaTGAGGGAAAAGTTACATCATCAATGTACTGCATTCTAATAACAATGTTTGTATAGCACCTTCCATTATCTGTCTGTTGTGAGGGGACATTCATATGCTCAAATTTGGTTATGCTCTTGTGATTAAGGAGGCTGCCCTGACTGAGTCAAAGTTTTTGCGTTTTATTATGATTTACCTTTATATACATTAACACACTTTTACAGTATTAGTTGAAAGTTAACCCTTTAACGTGCCCTGTAATGGCACAATTTAACTGTCGTGGGTTGGAATAATAATCCAGGAATGAACTGTCATCGCTGTATAAGGAGCCAAACACatgttcatttcattttgaatatATAAGGTGTTGGGCCAGTTTCGtcaagaaagagcaaagaggaagcGTAACTCAGGTGCACACTCTGCTCCTTCTCCACAGCACCGTcttaacattagaacactctagcccaacaaagcccaccagtcctatccaattatttctttcaacaaaatatcaagttgagttttgaaagtccctaaagtcctactgtctaccacactacttactagcttattccacgtgtctatcgttctctgtgtaaagaaaaacttcctaatgtttgtgtgaaatttacccttaacaagtttcaaactgtgtccccgtgttcttgatgaactcattttaaagtcgtaatctcgatccactggactgactccgttcataattttaaacacttcacttatgtcacctcttaatcttcttttgtttaaactgtaaaggctcagctcttttaatctttaataactcatcccctgtagccctggaatcagcctagtcgctcttctctggacattttctagtgctgctatgtcctttttgtagcctggagaccaaatctgcacccagtactccagatgaggcctcaccagtgtgttataaagctggagcagaacctccttggacttgtactccacacatcaaggtgctgtataacctgacattctgttagtcttcttaatggcttctgaacactgtctggaggtTGATAGTTTAAAGTCCActaatgactcctaaatccttcttataaggtgtactctcgattttctgacgccctattgtgtactcaaacctaacattttctattcctgtgtgtaatactttacatttactgacattaaatttcatctgacacaaatctgcccaagcctgtatgctatccaagtccttctgtaatgatataacagattccaaattatctgctaatccacctatcttggtatcatctgcaaacacatgggcacgctgggcagttacCCCACGCACATaagggccccatgctaatctacggATGTTGTGACTTGTTGATTAATCgttgctgtacagcatgttttttaatgtttaaacactgattttgttggaagtaccaatacaataagtatatgtttcattttaatg harbors:
- the LOC114666042 gene encoding zinc finger protein ZFP2-like, producing the protein MCNMEERKPVATEPNKMKSECKEPGADEIQKHKDAANPSISKDNLIMNNTAKGNVCVKEEDCEWEKVYHQQAWPGIKKEDCDWESVDIKDTFEPKFDLQKVEAIKIIKEEDVKPESSFHYVCPDEEQTGLGYCSSKLNPSIHVMSEFMKSEIKPFKQASSSDHTVEDLQQTGCLSLPPFSQTALQLGPQHNENMKIVTPGSHILIPATLPDSIKPDRELTTLVTDNNIQHQLQSSNSDTLQVCQDLRKTVKCKSKYKHDQWNYIKQKPFSCSECGKQFPYSSSLQRHIIIHTGEKPYCCLECGKRFSQMETLQNHTRIHTGEKPYCCSDCGKQFSTRSGFQKHRKIHTGEKPYSCSECDKRFSQMCTLQTHTRIHTGEKPYCCSDCGKRFSTSSSLQEHKKIHTGEKPHCCSECGKRFTTSGHLQIHTRTHTGEKPFSCSDCGKRFSRNSGLQIHKRIHTGEKPYCCTECGKRFFDSSHLQSHSKIHTGEKPYCCSECGKRFSYSSSFQNHRKIHTGEKPYCCSECGKRFSQIGHLQTHNRIHTGEKPYGCSDCGKRFSQMGCLQSHTRIHNGEKPYCCSECGKRFSNSSSFQKHTRVHTGEKPYCCLDCGKRFSQMGTLQSHTRVHTGEKPYCCSECGKRFSNNSSFQHHRKFHTREKSRESTLKGKEKRKKSKGVCSTNISNYSGLDEYLQVMAFVV